A window of Photobacterium sp. GJ3 contains these coding sequences:
- a CDS encoding outer membrane beta-barrel protein, with the protein MKKTLPLAMLITGIASFSAQAESYLGASLGQSSIKSVEIQGRAFGMSGSQSYDASESMLSGSLFAGYNFNPYLGVEFTVGGMDAIDDAYLSVGDMMYFALQPKLSLPLTDAFSVYAKAGIARFSAEFIANNGAYGYSGYTTVSTSDTTLMAGLGAEYALTEHLRIRASWDYMKPELELIHVADASLSVEPEFQQFSVGLSYHF; encoded by the coding sequence ATGAAAAAAACGCTCCCTCTTGCAATGCTTATCACAGGTATTGCTTCATTTTCAGCACAGGCAGAAAGCTATCTCGGTGCCAGTCTCGGTCAGAGCAGCATTAAAAGTGTGGAGATTCAAGGCCGGGCTTTTGGCATGTCGGGATCGCAATCTTACGATGCCAGTGAATCCATGCTGAGCGGTAGTTTATTCGCAGGGTATAACTTCAACCCTTATCTGGGGGTTGAGTTCACCGTGGGTGGGATGGATGCGATCGATGACGCATATCTTTCCGTCGGCGATATGATGTATTTCGCGCTGCAGCCGAAACTGTCTTTGCCACTGACGGATGCTTTTTCCGTATATGCAAAAGCCGGTATCGCACGGTTCAGTGCCGAGTTTATTGCGAACAACGGGGCGTACGGCTATTCAGGCTATACCACAGTTTCGACCAGCGATACGACGCTGATGGCGGGTCTGGGCGCTGAATATGCTTTGACTGAGCATCTGAGGATCAGAGCGAGCTGGGATTACATGAAGCCGGAACTGGAACTGATTCATGTCGCAGATGCATCGCTCAGTGTTGAGCCCGAGTTTCAGCAGTTTTCTGTGGGCTTAAGCTACCACTTCTGA
- a CDS encoding ABC transporter permease, producing the protein MLKKPRLSMNPLTRARWERFKAHRRGYWSLWIFSVLFILSLFAEVIANDKPLLISFKGDYYFPIAQHYAETEFGGEFATEADYTDPYVQELITAEGWMIWPPIRFSYDTINYNLSGPAPSAPDQVNWLGTDDKGRDVLARIIYGFRVSVLFGFALTIISTVIGVLVGAGQGYYGGWLDLFGQRFIEIWSGMPTLFLLIILSSFVEPNFWWLLGIMVLFSWMGLVGVVRAEFLRCRNLDYVRAAQALGVNDTRIMLRHMLPNAMVASLTMMPFILSGSVTTLTSLDFLGFGLPVGSPSLGELLAQGKTNLQAPWLGLSAFVVLSIMLSLLVFIGEAVRDAFDPHHQHSFSGK; encoded by the coding sequence ATGCTGAAGAAACCACGATTGTCCATGAATCCACTGACCCGAGCGCGCTGGGAAAGATTTAAAGCACACCGTCGGGGTTACTGGTCGCTGTGGATCTTTTCTGTGCTTTTTATTCTGAGTTTGTTTGCAGAAGTAATCGCCAACGACAAGCCGTTACTGATCAGCTTCAAGGGCGATTATTATTTCCCGATCGCGCAGCACTATGCCGAAACTGAATTCGGGGGAGAGTTTGCGACCGAAGCCGACTATACCGACCCTTATGTGCAGGAACTCATCACAGCGGAAGGTTGGATGATCTGGCCGCCGATTCGGTTTAGCTATGACACCATCAATTATAATTTGTCCGGACCGGCACCTTCGGCACCGGATCAGGTGAACTGGCTGGGAACCGATGACAAAGGCCGTGATGTGCTGGCCCGGATTATTTATGGGTTCCGTGTCTCTGTTCTGTTTGGATTTGCGCTCACAATTATTTCGACGGTGATTGGCGTTCTGGTCGGCGCCGGCCAAGGCTACTATGGCGGCTGGCTGGATTTATTCGGCCAACGGTTTATCGAAATCTGGTCGGGGATGCCCACGTTATTCTTACTGATTATTCTGTCCAGTTTCGTGGAACCAAACTTCTGGTGGTTGTTGGGCATCATGGTGCTGTTCAGCTGGATGGGGCTGGTGGGCGTTGTGCGGGCAGAGTTTCTGCGATGTCGGAATCTGGACTATGTTCGTGCTGCACAGGCGCTGGGAGTGAATGATACCCGCATTATGCTGCGTCATATGTTGCCGAATGCCATGGTTGCTTCTTTAACCATGATGCCCTTTATCTTAAGCGGTTCGGTGACAACACTGACTTCTCTTGATTTTCTGGGGTTTGGTTTACCGGTCGGCTCACCGTCTTTAGGTGAATTGCTGGCGCAGGGGAAAACAAACCTTCAGGCACCCTGGCTCGGGCTGTCTGCTTTCGTTGTGTTGTCGATCATGCTGAGCTTACTGGTGTTTATTGGTGAAGCCGTGCGTGATGCCTTCGATCCACATCATCAACATTCGTTTTCAGGGAAGTAG
- a CDS encoding ABC transporter substrate-binding protein: MNEAILRRLHQLLKQYSSQTVHQVQVEDLERVFSTSRRNTSTIMSRLSEIGWIDWSPSVGRSKTSQLLIRVSLLDAICLMIEPSIAKGKFDQFSKLLAQYGPTAVKAVTLVTEKQNAWNEAHHQLLITEYPWVDSLDPAETFRLAELQVVKSVYDTLLVQDREGKLLPGLAHDWEVAGREIRLWIRIDVMRHDGAVLSVADIAESLLRLVHLTGPVSSLFSQIDTVDQISSQCLSLMLKSPNPLFLHALAMPHAAIVMKQRMHFEDGRSAFVGTGPFEIESWDKDNLVLRRHSQYFGPSALLNRITLSCQGEAFSEFLSFNQAPGEKEVHTLQSFSYLSVRHRPDAGISPQNLALLMDYIVRQKPTFTAGQAVSSLSFTPVQDVPPSAPVRLSGQLILVEPRWTIPYLEQLAEWLHHTIRQTGITLEVIELTDISHPEKMKDCADMLFLEEVIEQPHDYGVYEWMLTASGLRFLYPDAASWQTHQAQVESAVSSDSPVTSLLAIEQSLLKSHHYLPLFAGKEVVMNTCQVRGIQVRKTGYSDFQKLWIDGE, translated from the coding sequence ATGAATGAAGCAATCCTCAGAAGACTGCATCAGCTCCTCAAACAATATTCCTCTCAGACTGTGCATCAGGTGCAGGTTGAAGATTTAGAGCGTGTCTTTTCGACTTCGCGGCGAAATACCTCAACCATCATGAGTCGGCTGTCTGAGATTGGCTGGATCGACTGGTCTCCTTCGGTTGGCAGAAGCAAAACAAGCCAGTTGTTGATCCGGGTTTCATTGTTGGATGCGATTTGCTTGATGATTGAACCAAGCATCGCCAAAGGGAAGTTTGATCAATTTTCGAAACTACTCGCCCAGTATGGACCGACAGCAGTGAAAGCGGTGACCCTGGTGACAGAAAAGCAAAATGCCTGGAATGAAGCCCATCATCAGTTGCTGATTACTGAGTACCCCTGGGTGGATAGTCTGGATCCGGCCGAGACCTTCAGGCTGGCTGAACTGCAGGTGGTAAAAAGTGTTTACGACACACTGCTGGTACAGGATCGCGAGGGCAAGCTCCTGCCGGGGCTGGCACATGACTGGGAAGTGGCAGGGCGTGAGATTCGGCTTTGGATCCGCATCGATGTAATGCGGCATGACGGGGCGGTGCTGTCGGTTGCAGATATCGCTGAGAGCTTGCTGCGTCTGGTCCATCTGACTGGCCCTGTCAGTTCTCTGTTCAGTCAGATCGACACGGTTGACCAGATTTCATCACAGTGCTTGAGCCTGATGCTCAAGTCACCCAATCCTTTGTTTCTCCACGCATTGGCCATGCCGCATGCAGCCATTGTGATGAAACAGCGGATGCATTTTGAGGATGGTCGTTCTGCATTCGTTGGCACCGGGCCGTTTGAGATTGAGTCCTGGGACAAAGATAATCTGGTGCTTCGGCGACATTCACAGTATTTCGGGCCGTCAGCGTTACTGAATCGGATTACCCTGAGTTGTCAGGGGGAAGCGTTCAGTGAATTTCTGAGTTTCAACCAGGCGCCGGGAGAGAAAGAAGTGCATACCTTGCAGTCTTTTTCTTACCTGAGTGTCCGGCATCGGCCTGATGCAGGAATCTCGCCGCAAAACTTAGCGCTTCTGATGGATTACATTGTTCGCCAAAAGCCAACGTTCACTGCCGGACAGGCTGTGTCCAGCTTGTCTTTTACGCCCGTGCAGGACGTGCCACCATCGGCACCCGTCCGGCTTTCCGGTCAACTGATTCTGGTTGAACCCCGCTGGACCATTCCGTATCTGGAACAGTTGGCTGAGTGGCTGCACCATACGATTCGTCAAACCGGTATCACGCTGGAAGTGATTGAACTGACGGACATCAGCCATCCTGAAAAGATGAAAGATTGTGCGGATATGCTGTTTCTGGAAGAAGTGATCGAGCAGCCCCATGATTACGGTGTGTATGAATGGATGCTCACCGCATCCGGGTTACGTTTTTTATACCCGGATGCGGCAAGCTGGCAGACACATCAGGCTCAGGTTGAATCCGCTGTTTCTTCTGATTCTCCTGTCACATCCTTGCTGGCCATTGAGCAGTCTCTTTTAAAATCACATCACTATCTGCCTTTGTTCGCAGGGAAAGAGGTGGTGATGAACACGTGTCAGGTCCGTGGTATCCAGGTCAGAAAAACCGGATACAGTGATTTTCAGAAACTCTGGATAGATGGGGAATAA
- the fusA gene encoding elongation factor G has protein sequence MADLSKYRNIGIFAHVDAGKTTTTERILKLTGKIHKIGDTHDGSTTTDFMEQEAERGITIQSAAVSCFWNDHRLNVIDTPGHVDFTVEVYRSLKVLDGGIGVFCGSGGVEPQSETNWRYANDSQVSRLIFVNKLDRMGADFFNVVDQVKNVLGATPLVMTLPIGREEDFVGVVDVLTRKAYVWDDTGLPENYEVQDIPADMVDDVEAYREELVETAVEQDDALMEAYMEGEEPSVEDLKRCIRKGTRDLAFFPTFCGSAYKNKGIQLVLDAVVDYLPAPTEVDPQDLTDPETGEPTGQVATVSADEPFRALAFKIMDDRFGALTFVRIYSGKLKKGDTILNSATGKTERIGRMVEMQADDRNELTSAQAGDIIAIVGMKNVQTGHTLCDPKHECTLEPMIFPVPVISIAVAPKDKTASEKLGVALGKMVAEDPSFQVETDEDSGETILKGMGELHLDIKVDILKRTHGVELTVGAPQVAYRETITQPIEDSYTHKKQSGGSGQFGKIDYRIKPGEPNSGFKFVSTVVGGNVPKEFWPAIEKGFAGMMSTGVLAGFPVLDVEVELFDGGFHAVDSSAVAFEIAAKGAFRQSMPKAGAQLLEPIMHVDVFTPEDHVGDVIGDLNRRRGMIKDQQAGATGVRIKGDVPLSEMFGYIGTLRTMTSGRGQFSMEFAHYAPCPVNVAEAVIAEVKERNAKK, from the coding sequence ATGGCAGATCTATCTAAATACAGAAACATTGGTATTTTCGCGCACGTAGATGCGGGTAAAACCACTACCACTGAGCGTATCCTGAAGCTGACCGGTAAAATCCATAAAATCGGTGATACTCACGACGGCTCAACGACGACTGACTTCATGGAGCAGGAAGCTGAGCGTGGTATTACAATCCAGTCTGCAGCAGTAAGCTGTTTCTGGAACGATCACCGTCTGAACGTTATCGATACTCCGGGACACGTTGACTTCACCGTTGAAGTTTACCGTTCTCTGAAAGTACTTGACGGTGGTATCGGTGTATTCTGTGGTTCTGGTGGTGTTGAGCCTCAGTCTGAAACAAACTGGCGTTACGCGAACGACTCACAAGTATCTCGTCTGATCTTCGTGAACAAACTGGACCGTATGGGTGCGGACTTCTTCAACGTAGTTGATCAAGTGAAAAACGTACTTGGCGCCACGCCTCTTGTAATGACCCTACCTATCGGCCGTGAAGAAGACTTCGTGGGTGTGGTTGACGTTCTGACGCGTAAAGCTTACGTGTGGGATGACACGGGTCTGCCAGAAAACTACGAAGTTCAAGATATCCCAGCGGACATGGTTGACGACGTAGAAGCTTACCGTGAAGAACTGGTTGAGACTGCCGTTGAGCAAGACGACGCCCTGATGGAAGCTTACATGGAAGGTGAAGAGCCTTCTGTAGAAGATCTGAAACGTTGTATCCGTAAAGGTACTCGTGATCTGGCCTTCTTCCCGACTTTCTGTGGTTCAGCATACAAAAACAAAGGTATCCAACTGGTTCTGGACGCCGTTGTTGACTACCTGCCAGCACCAACAGAAGTTGACCCTCAGGACCTGACTGATCCAGAAACTGGTGAACCAACGGGTCAAGTTGCAACTGTATCTGCAGACGAGCCATTCCGCGCTCTGGCGTTTAAGATCATGGATGACCGTTTTGGTGCCCTGACTTTCGTCCGTATCTACTCTGGTAAGCTGAAGAAGGGTGACACCATCCTGAACTCTGCGACCGGTAAAACTGAGCGTATCGGCCGAATGGTTGAGATGCAAGCAGATGACCGTAACGAGCTGACTTCAGCACAAGCGGGTGACATCATCGCTATCGTTGGTATGAAGAACGTTCAGACGGGCCACACACTGTGTGATCCTAAGCACGAATGTACTCTGGAACCAATGATCTTCCCTGTCCCAGTAATTTCTATCGCTGTTGCTCCTAAGGACAAAACAGCTTCTGAGAAACTGGGTGTCGCACTCGGTAAGATGGTTGCAGAAGATCCATCGTTCCAGGTTGAAACTGATGAAGATTCTGGCGAAACCATCCTGAAAGGTATGGGTGAGCTGCACCTGGACATTAAAGTTGACATCCTGAAGCGTACTCACGGTGTTGAACTGACTGTAGGTGCTCCACAGGTTGCTTACCGTGAGACGATCACTCAGCCAATCGAAGACAGCTACACGCACAAGAAGCAGTCTGGTGGTTCTGGTCAGTTCGGTAAGATCGACTACCGCATCAAACCAGGTGAGCCAAACTCTGGCTTCAAGTTCGTTTCTACTGTTGTTGGTGGTAACGTTCCTAAAGAATTCTGGCCTGCAATCGAAAAAGGCTTCGCTGGTATGATGAGTACTGGTGTTCTGGCTGGCTTCCCAGTGCTGGACGTTGAAGTTGAGCTGTTCGACGGTGGTTTCCACGCAGTTGACTCCTCTGCTGTCGCGTTTGAAATCGCAGCGAAAGGCGCATTCCGTCAGTCTATGCCTAAAGCTGGTGCTCAGCTGCTGGAACCTATCATGCACGTTGACGTGTTCACTCCGGAAGATCACGTTGGTGATGTTATCGGTGACCTGAACCGTCGTCGCGGTATGATCAAAGACCAGCAAGCAGGTGCAACTGGCGTACGTATCAAGGGTGATGTACCTCTATCAGAAATGTTCGGTTACATCGGTACGCTGCGTACAATGACTTCTGGTCGTGGTCAGTTCTCTATGGAGTTCGCACACTACGCACCATGCCCAGTGAACGTTGCTGAAGCAGTAATCGCAGAAGTTAAAGAGCGTAACGCTAAGAAATAA
- a CDS encoding metalloregulator ArsR/SmtB family transcription factor gives MRDYSKMEANVEQAVELLKAMGNQHRLMILCVLQEEELSVSQLNERFPIPQSSLSQHLAWLRRAGFVKTRREAQTIYYRLDNAAVIDMIAMLHKHYCTE, from the coding sequence ATGCGAGATTACTCAAAAATGGAGGCCAATGTAGAGCAGGCCGTTGAACTGCTGAAGGCCATGGGAAATCAACACCGGTTGATGATTCTGTGTGTATTGCAGGAAGAAGAACTTTCTGTGTCACAGCTGAACGAGCGGTTTCCTATCCCTCAGTCTTCCCTGTCACAGCATTTGGCCTGGTTGCGTCGGGCCGGGTTTGTGAAAACTCGCCGTGAAGCGCAGACCATCTATTATCGTCTGGATAATGCGGCTGTGATTGATATGATCGCAATGCTGCACAAACACTACTGCACTGAATAA
- a CDS encoding amino acid permease codes for MNMKLLGSSLIIAGTALGAGMLAIPMVLAQFGLLWGTMLMLLIWVGTTYAALLLLEASIKAGGGLGMNSIARKTLGKGGQVVTNGLLYALLVCLLMAYIIGAGDLVKKLGSEVGLALTPSQAQIAFTVIAGLVVAAGTGVIDKLNRMLFAAMVLMLAMTLITLVPGISLDNLASVGSDNKIALVKTSSVLFTSFGFMVVIPSLVTYNHEATQKQLRNMVIVGSLIPLVSYLFWLYAAIGNLSPEQLIGFQDVSELITALSVNRSGMQLILSVFTGLALLTSFLGVAMALFDQNADTFRQNRAVTYVLTFILPMLGALLAANQFLSVLSYAGIILVFLAVFVPMAMTLKVRQSRQNQDQSVKGEVYQVRGGMMAMSLSFLFGCFLLMAELI; via the coding sequence GTGAATATGAAATTATTGGGTAGCTCCCTGATTATCGCGGGTACGGCTTTAGGTGCGGGGATGCTTGCGATCCCAATGGTGCTGGCTCAGTTCGGGCTGTTGTGGGGCACCATGCTGATGCTGTTGATTTGGGTCGGGACGACCTATGCGGCCTTATTGCTGCTTGAAGCCAGTATTAAAGCTGGTGGGGGACTGGGTATGAACTCGATCGCCCGCAAGACTTTAGGAAAAGGCGGCCAGGTTGTGACCAATGGTTTACTCTATGCGCTGCTGGTTTGTTTGCTGATGGCTTATATTATCGGCGCCGGTGATCTGGTGAAAAAGCTGGGTAGTGAAGTTGGACTTGCGCTGACACCGTCTCAGGCACAAATTGCTTTCACCGTCATTGCTGGTCTGGTGGTTGCAGCGGGAACCGGAGTCATCGACAAACTCAACCGCATGCTTTTTGCGGCCATGGTGCTCATGCTGGCAATGACGCTCATCACGCTGGTCCCGGGGATCAGTCTGGATAATCTTGCCTCAGTCGGCAGCGACAATAAGATTGCTTTGGTGAAAACCAGCTCTGTGCTGTTTACCAGCTTTGGCTTTATGGTGGTGATTCCTTCCCTGGTGACCTACAACCATGAAGCAACGCAAAAACAACTGCGAAACATGGTGATTGTGGGTTCCTTGATTCCTCTGGTGTCTTATCTGTTTTGGCTGTACGCCGCCATTGGGAATCTGTCACCGGAACAATTGATCGGGTTCCAGGATGTATCTGAACTGATCACAGCCTTGAGTGTGAACCGGAGCGGAATGCAACTGATTCTGTCAGTCTTCACCGGTTTAGCGTTACTGACGTCTTTTCTGGGTGTGGCGATGGCGTTGTTTGACCAGAATGCAGATACATTCCGCCAAAATCGCGCTGTGACTTACGTGCTGACGTTTATTCTGCCCATGCTGGGCGCGTTACTGGCAGCAAATCAATTCTTGTCTGTGCTGAGCTATGCAGGGATTATTCTGGTTTTTCTGGCGGTATTCGTTCCGATGGCAATGACGCTGAAAGTGCGTCAATCACGACAAAATCAGGATCAATCCGTGAAGGGTGAAGTTTATCAGGTTCGTGGCGGGATGATGGCAATGAGTCTGAGTTTCCTGTTTGGTTGTTTTTTGCTGATGGCTGAATTGATTTAA
- a CDS encoding DUF4922 domain-containing protein, with amino-acid sequence MNWKLAEQVAEKALAEGSLMPIATDAEMIEEQGVAYLGHVVTANAGKKLQGITSGAAGSNPFLPYEKSMYVCEAGEHHVCLLNKFPVITPHLLICSKTFVPQESPLSWEDWHAWLGGFTHADVLGFYNSGPLAGASQPHRHMQLVRSEIPLEQVIAGGKLPFRHWLYLVEAMTTDELYAAYTEGMHALSLIEEGGEVCLPHNVLVTERWLLILPRSANNIEGLFANGINYSGRFLVKQPDQLAWLEEYGLMRFLAECSA; translated from the coding sequence ATGAACTGGAAACTCGCAGAGCAGGTGGCTGAAAAGGCGCTGGCGGAGGGCAGTCTGATGCCTATCGCAACAGATGCCGAAATGATAGAAGAGCAGGGCGTGGCTTATCTGGGGCATGTGGTGACGGCAAATGCCGGTAAGAAACTGCAGGGAATCACATCCGGTGCTGCTGGCTCGAATCCTTTCTTACCCTATGAAAAATCGATGTATGTGTGCGAAGCTGGCGAGCATCATGTGTGCCTGCTGAATAAATTTCCCGTGATTACCCCGCATTTGCTGATTTGCTCAAAAACTTTTGTGCCTCAGGAATCTCCGCTCAGTTGGGAAGACTGGCACGCCTGGTTGGGTGGATTCACCCATGCGGATGTTCTTGGGTTTTATAACAGCGGGCCTTTAGCCGGAGCCAGTCAGCCGCACCGTCACATGCAATTGGTTCGCAGTGAAATTCCGCTAGAGCAGGTGATTGCAGGCGGAAAGTTGCCATTCAGGCATTGGCTGTATCTGGTGGAAGCGATGACAACCGATGAGTTGTATGCTGCCTATACCGAAGGGATGCATGCACTCTCGCTGATTGAGGAAGGCGGGGAAGTGTGTTTGCCACATAACGTACTGGTAACGGAGCGCTGGTTGCTGATTCTGCCACGAAGCGCGAATAACATTGAAGGCTTGTTCGCCAACGGCATTAACTACAGTGGACGTTTTCTGGTGAAGCAACCGGATCAACTGGCTTGGTTGGAAGAATACGGCCTGATGCGTTTTCTGGCTGAATGCAGTGCGTAA
- a CDS encoding extracellular solute-binding protein → MRQSFVLGLLITAGLSFGSAPGFAAEVIESASVVGFGTAKYPPDFPHFDYVNPDAPKGGSITYAEVGTYDSFNRYGSRGVSAAGAEEIYDTLFVPAQDEIDSHYPLIAQKVRYADDFSWMEIDINPKARFHDGQPITAKDVAFTFDKFMKEGVPQFRVFYKDVKSVTVKAPLTARVDMAVPNRERLYSLVEGMNVLPEHFWKDKKLSEPLNEPPVGSSAYKITSYQPGQSVTYSRVKDYWAADLPVNVGRHNFDTIRYDYYRDDTVTLEAFKAGEYDFRQENVAKFWATLYEGNNFDNGFIKKEEIGHEIPQAMQGFVFNTQRSVFQDIRVREALNYAMDFEWMNKTLFYSQYTRSRSFFQNTPYEAKGLPTPAELTYLTPLKDKIPARVLTETYQPPVTDGSGRIRQQARKAFALLKEAGWSLKDQVMTNEKTGEPLAFELLIYSPTSERIAIPLQKNLKQLGIDMKIRTVDTTQYIKRLRDRDFDMVSSSYAANPYPTQNLLIAWNSNYLDSTYNTAGVQDAAIDTLTEQIAAHQRDPEALAALGPALDRVLQWNFFVIPQWHLSKFRIATWDKFDRPSVRPKYALGVDTWWVDPEKAAKLPEKRR, encoded by the coding sequence ATGAGACAGAGTTTTGTACTGGGATTGTTAATAACGGCAGGTTTGTCATTCGGATCTGCACCCGGTTTTGCCGCAGAAGTGATTGAGTCGGCCAGTGTGGTCGGTTTCGGGACTGCCAAATACCCACCGGATTTCCCTCATTTTGATTACGTCAACCCGGATGCACCGAAAGGCGGGAGCATCACTTATGCAGAAGTCGGCACTTACGACAGCTTTAATCGCTATGGTTCGAGAGGCGTTTCTGCCGCGGGTGCTGAGGAAATTTATGACACGCTTTTTGTGCCTGCGCAGGATGAAATCGACAGTCATTACCCGCTGATTGCGCAAAAAGTGCGATATGCCGACGATTTTTCCTGGATGGAAATCGACATCAACCCAAAAGCACGTTTTCACGACGGGCAGCCCATTACAGCCAAAGATGTTGCCTTTACGTTCGATAAGTTCATGAAAGAAGGGGTTCCGCAGTTTCGCGTCTTTTATAAAGATGTGAAGTCCGTGACCGTGAAAGCGCCTCTGACGGCAAGGGTCGATATGGCGGTTCCAAATCGGGAGAGGCTCTATTCTCTGGTCGAAGGTATGAATGTGCTGCCGGAACATTTCTGGAAAGATAAAAAGCTGAGTGAGCCTTTAAACGAGCCTCCGGTTGGCAGTAGCGCATATAAGATTACCAGTTACCAGCCCGGGCAAAGTGTCACTTATTCCCGGGTGAAGGATTACTGGGCGGCTGACCTGCCCGTGAATGTCGGGCGGCATAACTTCGATACAATCCGCTACGATTACTATCGGGATGACACCGTGACGCTGGAGGCTTTTAAAGCAGGGGAGTATGACTTCCGGCAGGAAAATGTCGCCAAATTCTGGGCGACCTTGTACGAAGGCAATAACTTCGACAATGGTTTCATTAAGAAAGAAGAGATTGGCCATGAGATCCCGCAGGCCATGCAAGGGTTTGTCTTCAATACACAACGTTCGGTGTTTCAGGATATCCGCGTTCGTGAAGCGCTGAACTATGCGATGGACTTCGAGTGGATGAACAAAACGCTTTTTTATAGCCAGTACACTCGGTCCCGAAGTTTTTTCCAGAACACGCCATATGAAGCGAAAGGTCTGCCAACCCCGGCAGAGCTGACTTATCTCACACCTCTGAAAGATAAAATTCCGGCCCGTGTGTTGACTGAAACTTATCAGCCGCCGGTCACAGATGGCTCTGGGCGGATTCGTCAGCAGGCACGAAAAGCATTCGCATTGCTCAAAGAAGCAGGCTGGTCGCTCAAAGATCAAGTCATGACAAATGAGAAAACAGGTGAACCCCTGGCCTTTGAATTGCTGATTTACAGCCCAACCTCCGAGCGGATCGCAATTCCGCTGCAAAAGAACCTGAAACAGCTGGGCATCGACATGAAAATCCGCACCGTGGATACCACTCAGTACATCAAACGGCTTCGCGATCGCGACTTTGATATGGTTTCTTCAAGCTATGCCGCCAATCCATACCCAACGCAGAACTTGCTGATTGCCTGGAACAGCAATTATCTGGATTCAACCTATAACACTGCGGGCGTGCAGGATGCCGCAATTGACACCCTGACCGAGCAGATTGCAGCCCATCAGCGCGATCCGGAAGCCCTGGCAGCTTTGGGGCCCGCGCTGGACCGGGTGCTGCAGTGGAACTTTTTTGTGATACCGCAATGGCACTTGAGCAAGTTCCGGATTGCAACCTGGGATAAGTTTGACCGTCCGTCGGTTCGGCCCAAGTATGCTCTGGGTGTCGATACCTGGTGGGTTGATCCGGAAAAAGCAGCAAAACTCCCGGAAAAGCGTCGATAA
- a CDS encoding YeeE/YedE family protein, producing MTEFTPWSALMGGFILGGAALMLLVLNGRIAGISGIVSGAMQPSDPNAPWRWMFLLGLVLGPLLAAPFGLQLPEQIDVGWSLILIGGFLVGLGTRLGSGCTSGHGICGIGRLSPRSIVATLIFMVVAIMVVFIVRHLIGV from the coding sequence ATGACTGAATTTACTCCCTGGAGTGCGCTGATGGGCGGCTTCATCCTTGGCGGTGCCGCATTGATGTTATTGGTGCTGAATGGCCGTATCGCCGGTATCTCCGGCATTGTCAGTGGTGCGATGCAACCGAGTGATCCAAATGCACCCTGGCGCTGGATGTTTCTTCTCGGTTTGGTGCTTGGCCCGTTGCTGGCAGCCCCGTTCGGGCTTCAATTACCGGAACAGATTGATGTGGGCTGGTCCTTGATTCTCATTGGTGGATTTCTGGTGGGCCTGGGGACCCGACTGGGGTCAGGTTGCACCAGTGGTCATGGGATCTGTGGCATCGGACGTCTGTCGCCGCGTTCGATTGTGGCTACTCTGATTTTCATGGTTGTCGCGATCATGGTTGTTTTTATCGTCCGTCACCTGATTGGAGTTTAA
- a CDS encoding YeeE/YedE family protein, whose amino-acid sequence MQLFIALIAGLLFGAGLTVSQMVDPNKVLNFLDITGQWDPSLILVMGGALIVFGLGYQFLVKGRDKPVFGSTFYVPTNQLIDKPLILGALLFGLGWGLVGICPGPAVANLLSGNIKVIGFVVAMLAGMQFSGTIDRLLK is encoded by the coding sequence ATGCAACTTTTCATCGCCTTAATTGCAGGTCTACTATTTGGTGCCGGATTAACCGTGTCACAAATGGTTGATCCGAACAAAGTGCTGAATTTTTTAGATATCACAGGGCAGTGGGATCCAAGTCTGATCTTGGTGATGGGTGGCGCACTGATCGTTTTTGGGCTGGGCTATCAATTTTTGGTGAAGGGGCGCGACAAGCCCGTCTTCGGGAGTACGTTCTATGTTCCAACCAACCAGTTGATTGATAAACCATTGATTCTTGGTGCGCTTCTTTTTGGATTGGGTTGGGGACTTGTTGGTATTTGTCCGGGGCCTGCTGTCGCTAATCTGTTGAGCGGTAACATAAAAGTGATTGGCTTTGTTGTTGCGATGTTGGCGGGAATGCAGTTTTCTGGCACTATCGATCGTCTACTAAAATAA